Proteins encoded together in one Hymenobacter monticola window:
- a CDS encoding type B 50S ribosomal protein L31, which yields MKKDTHPEYQEVVFQDSSSDFKFITRSTMKPTDTIVMEDGKTYPLVKIEVSSASHPFYTGKNMFIDTAGRVEKFRSRYAKKEQTSTNK from the coding sequence ATGAAAAAGGACACCCACCCCGAGTACCAGGAAGTCGTATTCCAGGACTCTTCTTCGGACTTTAAGTTCATCACCCGCTCCACGATGAAGCCGACCGACACCATCGTGATGGAAGACGGCAAGACGTACCCGCTGGTGAAAATCGAAGTAAGCTCCGCTTCGCACCCCTTCTACACGGGCAAAAACATGTTCATCGACACGGCCGGCCGCGTGGAGAAATTCCGCAGCCGCTACGCCAAGAAAGAGCAAACCAGCACCAACAAGTAA
- a CDS encoding GlmU family protein — translation MHVLLFDDPAIRPHLLPFTFTRPVAALRCGILTLAEKWQHRLGVAGVGYLTQPYLQAKFPAGEVSGPALIINGAVCPDDLLTRQVQALQPGQALYSDELLVAAHVADASLVAELIQDGIPETKQVAEPVTVIDRPWQLFLRNGVEIRRDFALLTKGRTSQPVGDAHTIVYGAENIFIEEGVKIRAAILNAEDGPIYLGKNSQVHEGAIIKGPLALCEGSHINAGAKMRGDNTVGPFSKVGGEVGNSIVLGYSNKGHDGYLGNSVIGEWCNLGADTNTSNLKNNYAPVKIWSHTAKRFVDTGQTFCGLMMGDHSKAGINTMFNTGTVVGVGANIFGAGFPRTFIPSFSWGGAAGFETFKLPKANEVAERVMARRSLPYDAVEQAIMKAVFEATEEDRVWEKAK, via the coding sequence ATGCACGTTCTCCTGTTCGACGACCCGGCCATTCGGCCGCACTTGCTGCCTTTCACCTTCACGCGGCCGGTGGCGGCGCTGCGCTGCGGCATCCTCACGCTGGCCGAGAAATGGCAGCACCGGCTGGGCGTGGCCGGCGTGGGCTACCTCACGCAGCCGTATTTGCAGGCCAAGTTCCCGGCCGGCGAGGTGAGCGGGCCGGCCCTCATCATCAACGGCGCCGTATGCCCCGACGACCTGCTGACCCGGCAGGTGCAGGCCCTGCAGCCCGGCCAGGCCCTCTACAGCGACGAGCTGCTGGTGGCCGCCCACGTGGCCGACGCCTCGCTGGTGGCCGAACTCATTCAGGACGGCATTCCCGAAACCAAGCAGGTGGCCGAGCCCGTGACGGTGATTGACCGGCCCTGGCAGCTGTTTCTGCGCAACGGCGTGGAAATTCGCCGCGACTTCGCGCTGCTCACCAAAGGCCGCACCTCGCAGCCGGTCGGCGACGCGCACACCATTGTGTACGGGGCCGAAAACATCTTCATCGAAGAGGGGGTGAAAATCCGGGCCGCCATTCTCAACGCCGAGGACGGCCCCATTTACCTGGGCAAGAACTCGCAGGTACACGAGGGCGCCATTATCAAAGGCCCGCTGGCCTTGTGCGAAGGCTCGCACATCAACGCCGGCGCCAAAATGCGCGGCGACAACACCGTGGGCCCGTTCTCAAAGGTGGGCGGCGAAGTGGGCAACAGCATTGTGCTGGGCTACAGCAATAAAGGCCACGACGGCTACCTCGGCAACTCCGTCATCGGCGAGTGGTGCAACCTGGGGGCCGACACCAACACGTCGAACCTGAAGAATAACTACGCGCCGGTCAAAATCTGGAGCCACACCGCCAAGCGCTTCGTGGATACCGGCCAAACGTTCTGCGGCCTGATGATGGGCGACCACAGCAAGGCCGGCATCAACACCATGTTCAACACCGGCACGGTGGTGGGCGTGGGGGCCAACATTTTCGGGGCCGGCTTCCCGCGCACCTTCATCCCGAGCTTCAGTTGGGGCGGCGCGGCGGGCTTCGAAACTTTCAAGCTGCCCAAGGCCAACGAAGTGGCCGAGCGCGTGATGGCCCGCCGCAGCCTGCCGTACGATGCAGTGGAGCAAGCAATTATGAAGGCCGTGTTTGAAGCGACGGAAGAGGACCGGGTTTGGGAAAAGGCGAAGTAA